In a genomic window of Halobiforma lacisalsi AJ5:
- a CDS encoding C-terminal binding protein has translation MSERVIISETPFVDVEFQRSALEANGIEVEVRDTHTEAAVAEAVVDADALVVDVHSPVTADALERADGLRLIARAGTGFDNVDVGAAADHGVHVTNAPDYCTAEVATHAFGLLLACRRRIPAADREIRDGEWSWETDRPMRRVPGSTLGLVSFGGIARRLAEYVEGFDLEVLVYDPYVDEEVVEEYGGRLVEFPELLAESDAVSIHAPLTEETRGLFDADAFERMPEHAVLVNVGRGGIIDEGDLATALENREIAAAGLDVLAEEPPGETPLRDLENVVITPHSGWQSLEAYDDLNRTIARQLEQALDGQQPDHAIDPDPWS, from the coding sequence ATGAGTGAGCGCGTCATCATCAGCGAGACGCCGTTCGTCGACGTCGAGTTCCAGCGATCGGCGCTCGAGGCGAACGGGATCGAGGTGGAGGTTCGGGATACACACACCGAAGCAGCCGTCGCCGAGGCCGTAGTCGACGCCGACGCACTCGTCGTCGACGTTCATTCGCCGGTGACCGCCGACGCCCTCGAGCGTGCCGACGGGCTCCGGTTGATCGCTCGCGCCGGGACCGGATTCGACAACGTTGACGTCGGTGCGGCGGCCGACCACGGCGTCCACGTGACGAACGCGCCGGACTACTGCACCGCCGAGGTCGCGACGCACGCGTTCGGCCTCCTGCTCGCGTGCCGACGGCGGATCCCGGCCGCCGACCGCGAAATCCGCGACGGTGAGTGGAGCTGGGAGACCGATCGGCCGATGCGGCGCGTCCCCGGCTCGACGCTCGGTCTCGTTTCCTTTGGCGGGATCGCTCGGCGACTGGCCGAGTACGTCGAGGGGTTCGACCTCGAGGTGCTCGTCTACGATCCGTACGTCGACGAGGAGGTCGTCGAGGAGTACGGCGGCCGTCTCGTCGAGTTTCCGGAACTGCTCGCGGAGTCCGACGCGGTCTCGATCCACGCCCCGTTGACCGAGGAGACCCGGGGACTCTTCGACGCGGACGCGTTCGAGCGGATGCCCGAGCACGCCGTCCTCGTGAACGTCGGTCGCGGCGGGATCATCGACGAGGGCGACCTCGCGACGGCCCTGGAGAACCGCGAGATCGCGGCCGCGGGGCTGGACGTCCTCGCGGAAGAACCACCCGGCGAGACGCCGCTTCGAGACCTCGAGAACGTCGTCATCACGCCACACAGCGGCTGGCAGTCCCTCGAGGCCTACGACGATCTGAACCGGACGATCGCCCGCCAACTCGAGCAGGCCCTCGACGGGCAGCAACCCGACCACGCCATCGATCCGGACCCCTGGTCGTGA
- a CDS encoding prolyl oligopeptidase family serine peptidase, with product MQPGSPPQTKRENTSYERHGDLVEDPYLWLEDGDDEAVDEFVEKQNEYADAYLESVDVREELRPRFEDLARTTDYGSIAPAPTGYFQEVERPDDDQPVLYFRESLEADREVLVDPNEFSEDGTKSMGWWAVSPDGQRLAYGVDEGGDELYDVTVIEVSSGDVLEELPDLGRANAGMFAWTPDGFYYGRTGLEGEAQLEKEIRYHEHGDDPEKDALVAEVDDPATWPILSTDREGEHLLVAFVTGWERSDLYYAPVGDVELTPVITEADHFYTPLLHGDTAYVRTDLDAPYYRFLELDLSGEVGEVDPADLPEVIPEREGIVKGATIADDRLLVQYERAAVSELEVFDLEGEHVRSVALPGSGTGTVTGLAGNRDAPEAFFGYQSFDHPPAVFRYGLGADETEELDRPDVGLGFDLTVEQVRYESADGTEVPMFVVHRADLERDGDNPALLYGYGGFENSLTPGFQTFGREFLRSGGVYAQANLRGGGEFGKEWHEAARHEDKQQTFDDMIAAAEYLLDEGYTSSERLAIQGGSNGGLTVGAVLTQRPDLVGAVSCHVPLLDMLRFHTFLLGASWTSEYGSPDDPEAYECIKEYSPYHNVESGTEYPPVFFKTAEGDTRVHPVHAWKTAARMQAVADGGPFLCKTNRDTGHGTGKPTWMVVDEQLDNWSFVFDQLEVEYVAP from the coding sequence ATGCAGCCGGGTAGCCCTCCCCAGACAAAACGCGAGAACACGAGCTACGAACGCCACGGCGACCTCGTCGAGGACCCGTACCTCTGGCTCGAGGACGGTGACGACGAGGCCGTCGACGAGTTCGTCGAGAAACAGAACGAGTACGCCGACGCCTACCTCGAGTCGGTCGACGTCCGCGAGGAGTTGCGACCCCGGTTCGAGGATCTCGCGCGGACGACCGATTACGGTTCGATCGCGCCCGCGCCGACGGGCTACTTCCAGGAGGTCGAGCGACCGGACGACGATCAGCCCGTCCTCTACTTCCGGGAGTCGCTCGAGGCCGACCGCGAGGTACTGGTCGACCCCAACGAGTTCAGCGAGGACGGCACGAAGTCGATGGGCTGGTGGGCCGTCTCGCCCGACGGCCAGCGTCTCGCCTACGGCGTCGACGAGGGCGGCGACGAACTGTACGACGTGACCGTCATCGAGGTCTCCTCGGGCGACGTCCTCGAGGAGTTGCCCGACCTCGGCCGGGCGAACGCGGGGATGTTCGCGTGGACGCCCGACGGCTTCTACTACGGTCGGACCGGGCTGGAGGGCGAGGCCCAACTCGAGAAGGAGATCCGCTACCACGAACACGGCGACGATCCGGAGAAGGACGCGCTGGTGGCCGAGGTCGACGACCCGGCGACCTGGCCAATCCTCTCGACCGACCGGGAGGGCGAGCACCTGCTGGTCGCGTTCGTGACCGGCTGGGAGCGAAGCGACCTGTACTACGCTCCTGTCGGTGACGTCGAACTGACGCCGGTGATCACGGAGGCCGACCACTTCTACACGCCGCTGCTCCACGGCGACACCGCGTACGTCCGGACCGATCTGGACGCCCCCTACTACCGGTTCCTCGAACTCGATCTGTCGGGCGAGGTCGGCGAGGTCGATCCCGCCGACTTGCCCGAAGTCATCCCCGAGCGCGAGGGCATCGTGAAGGGCGCGACGATCGCCGACGATCGGCTGCTCGTCCAGTACGAGCGTGCGGCCGTCTCCGAACTCGAGGTCTTCGATCTCGAGGGCGAGCACGTGCGATCGGTCGCGTTACCGGGCTCCGGCACTGGCACCGTCACTGGACTGGCCGGGAACCGCGACGCCCCCGAGGCGTTCTTCGGCTACCAGTCGTTCGACCATCCGCCCGCAGTGTTCCGCTACGGCCTCGGGGCCGACGAGACCGAGGAACTCGATCGGCCGGACGTCGGCCTGGGGTTCGACCTGACCGTCGAGCAGGTCCGCTACGAGTCGGCCGACGGCACCGAGGTCCCGATGTTCGTGGTCCACCGCGCCGACCTCGAGCGGGACGGTGACAACCCTGCCCTGCTGTACGGCTACGGCGGGTTCGAGAACAGCCTGACGCCCGGATTCCAGACGTTCGGCCGCGAGTTCCTCCGTTCCGGCGGCGTCTACGCGCAGGCGAACCTGCGGGGCGGCGGCGAGTTCGGCAAGGAGTGGCACGAGGCCGCCCGCCACGAGGACAAACAGCAGACCTTCGACGACATGATCGCCGCCGCGGAGTACCTGCTCGACGAGGGGTACACCTCGAGCGAGCGGCTGGCGATCCAGGGCGGATCGAACGGTGGTCTGACCGTCGGCGCGGTGCTGACCCAGCGGCCCGACCTGGTCGGTGCCGTCTCCTGTCACGTTCCCCTACTCGACATGCTCCGGTTCCATACGTTCCTGCTCGGGGCGTCCTGGACGAGCGAGTACGGTTCGCCCGACGATCCCGAGGCCTACGAGTGTATCAAGGAGTACTCGCCGTACCACAACGTCGAGAGCGGAACCGAGTACCCGCCCGTCTTCTTCAAAACGGCCGAGGGCGACACCCGGGTCCACCCGGTTCACGCCTGGAAGACCGCCGCCCGCATGCAGGCGGTCGCCGACGGCGGCCCGTTCCTCTGCAAGACCAACCGCGACACCGGCCACGGCACCGGCAAGCCGACCTGGATGGTCGTCGACGAGCAACTCGACAACTGGTCGTTCGTCTTCGACCAACTCGAGGTCGAGTACGTGGCACCGTAA
- a CDS encoding dihydrofolate reductase has protein sequence MAGEPNSETISALEAAEATDRELVGIVAVADNGVIGADGEMPWHLPADLAHFKETTMDHPVIMGRVTYEGILETLGDPLPGRTTVVLTSQDLETPENAVVANGLTEAVERADRAARERHDGADRIFVAGGATVYEGFLPVLDRLVVTEIHDDPEGDAYFPAIDPEDWIEADRDERDGFAFVEYVRRD, from the coding sequence ATGGCCGGGGAGCCGAATTCGGAGACGATTTCCGCACTCGAGGCCGCCGAGGCCACCGACCGCGAACTCGTCGGCATCGTCGCCGTCGCCGACAACGGCGTTATCGGGGCCGACGGCGAGATGCCATGGCACCTCCCGGCGGACCTCGCCCACTTCAAGGAGACCACGATGGACCACCCCGTGATCATGGGTCGGGTTACCTACGAGGGGATCCTCGAGACGCTGGGCGACCCGCTCCCGGGACGAACGACCGTCGTCCTGACGAGCCAGGACCTCGAGACGCCCGAGAACGCCGTCGTCGCGAACGGGCTCACAGAGGCCGTCGAACGGGCCGACCGCGCGGCCCGGGAGCGCCACGACGGGGCGGATCGGATCTTCGTGGCCGGGGGTGCAACGGTGTACGAGGGGTTCCTGCCCGTGCTGGATCGGCTGGTCGTCACGGAGATCCACGACGACCCCGAGGGCGACGCCTACTTCCCCGCGATCGATCCCGAAGACTGGATCGAAGCCGACCGCGACGAGCGTGACGGCTTCGCGTTCGTCGAGTACGTCCGGCGGGACTGA
- a CDS encoding fructosamine kinase family protein, producing MSDPGREAVVAAVARALDLEDDSAPTEARELEGGQIGSAYRVDLADGTRVVAKVGRTPLSVEAFMLRTLARESTLPVPDVYHADDDLLVLEYVEGSTDHDATVARDAADRLAGLHEHTADAFGLERDTLTGPVRQPNPWTDSWIEFYREHRLEHVERLALEDGELPSRLAERIDAVAADLETLLAEPDDPALIHGDVWRTNVLSVEGRVTAFLDPATYYAHPEVELAYVDWTDTFGDPFFERYREHRSIEPGFFDRRRYVYRLYPLLVHVLLFGGRYVERLESTLDGLGY from the coding sequence ATGTCCGATCCTGGCAGGGAGGCGGTCGTCGCCGCCGTCGCCCGCGCGCTCGACCTCGAGGACGACTCCGCCCCGACCGAGGCGCGGGAACTCGAGGGCGGGCAGATCGGCTCGGCCTACCGGGTCGACCTCGCGGACGGCACCCGCGTCGTCGCGAAGGTCGGCCGGACGCCGCTGTCGGTCGAGGCGTTCATGCTCCGAACGCTCGCCCGTGAGAGCACGCTCCCCGTTCCCGACGTGTACCACGCCGACGACGACCTGCTGGTGCTCGAGTACGTCGAGGGGTCGACCGACCACGACGCCACGGTCGCCCGGGACGCGGCGGACCGCCTCGCGGGGCTACACGAACACACTGCGGACGCGTTCGGCCTCGAACGCGACACGCTCACGGGGCCGGTCCGGCAGCCGAACCCGTGGACCGACTCGTGGATCGAGTTCTACCGCGAGCACCGCCTCGAGCACGTCGAACGACTCGCGCTCGAGGACGGGGAGCTCCCCTCGCGGCTCGCCGAACGCATTGACGCGGTCGCCGCCGACCTCGAGACCCTGCTCGCGGAACCGGACGACCCCGCGCTGATCCACGGCGACGTCTGGAGGACGAACGTGCTCTCGGTCGAGGGGCGGGTGACGGCGTTTCTCGACCCCGCGACGTACTACGCCCACCCGGAGGTCGAACTCGCGTACGTCGACTGGACCGACACGTTCGGCGACCCGTTCTTCGAACGGTACCGGGAACACCGATCGATAGAACCCGGCTTCTTCGACCGGCGACGGTACGTCTACCGGCTCTATCCGCTGCTCGTTCACGTCCTGCTGTTCGGCGGACGGTACGTCGAGCGCCTCGAGTCGACGCTGGATGGACTGGGGTACTGA
- the acnA gene encoding aconitate hydratase AcnA produces MSTDDFSEAIREFERDGETYKMADLTVLEEQGLCDLEKLPVSIRILLESVLRKAHTDGETIDADHVRAAASWEPDVPDAEVPFQPSRVVLQDLTGVPAVVDLAALRSAADRKGVDPTAVEPEVPCDLVIDHSVQVDYFGSDEAYERNVELEYERNEERYRAIKWAQEAFEDFEVVPPGTGIVHQVNLEHLGEVVHAREEDGEQWLLPDTLVGTDSHTPMIGGIGVVGWGVGGIEAEAALLGQPITMSLPEVVGVRLEGELPEGATATDLVLHITERLREVGVVDKFVEFFGPGVSQLSVADRATISNMAPEQGSTISMFPVDEKTLEYLELTGRDPDHVDLVREYLEAQGLFGEQEPEYTEVVEFDLGDVEPSLAGHKKPHSRIPMGDLDEHFPSLLEEQGVIGSGGEPAVGDGGGATVDSSDAGPGLGLDEKVAVELEDGREVEIGHGDVLVSAITSCTNTSNPSVMLAAGLLAKNAVEAGLEVPEYVKTSLAPGSRVVTEYLKEADLLPYLEELGYHVVGYGCTTCIGNSGPLPDPIEAAIDDHDLWTTSVLSGNRNFEARIHPKIAANYLASPPLVVAYGLAGRMDVDLEEEPIGTNAEGEDVYLEDVWPDAEEIHEAIHGSVSPDLFEEKYSQVYEGDERWEALDAPTGDVYEWDDESTYIREPPFFQEFPLEKPGVDNVEDARCLLTLGDTVTTDHISPAGQFGEDLPAGQWLKERGVSPHEFNTYGSRRGNHEVMMRGTFANVRIENEMLDGKEGGYTVHHPTGEDTTVFEASERYREEGTPLVVTAGDEFGTGSSRDWAAKGTDLLGIRATIAKSYERIYRDNLIGMGVLPLQFEDGDGWAELGLDGSEYFTIEGLEDGLEPNQELEVTAESEDGDVTEFTVTAQVDTPAAVEYVEHGGVLHMVLRELLQEELN; encoded by the coding sequence ATGTCAACTGATGACTTCTCGGAGGCGATCCGGGAATTCGAACGCGACGGCGAGACGTACAAGATGGCAGACCTCACCGTGCTCGAGGAGCAGGGGCTCTGTGACCTCGAGAAACTGCCGGTGAGCATCCGGATCCTGCTCGAGTCGGTGCTGCGCAAGGCACATACGGACGGCGAGACCATCGACGCCGACCACGTGCGCGCGGCGGCGTCCTGGGAACCGGACGTGCCCGACGCCGAGGTCCCCTTCCAGCCCTCCCGCGTCGTCCTGCAGGACCTGACCGGCGTCCCCGCGGTCGTCGACCTCGCGGCGCTGCGTTCGGCCGCGGATCGGAAGGGCGTCGACCCGACGGCCGTCGAACCCGAGGTGCCCTGCGACCTCGTGATCGACCACAGCGTCCAGGTCGACTACTTCGGCAGCGACGAGGCCTACGAGCGCAACGTCGAACTCGAGTACGAGCGCAACGAGGAGCGCTATCGCGCGATCAAGTGGGCCCAGGAGGCCTTCGAGGACTTCGAGGTCGTCCCGCCGGGGACGGGCATCGTCCACCAGGTGAACCTCGAGCACCTGGGGGAGGTCGTTCACGCGCGCGAGGAGGACGGCGAGCAGTGGCTCCTCCCGGACACGCTCGTCGGCACGGACAGCCACACTCCCATGATCGGCGGCATCGGCGTCGTCGGCTGGGGCGTCGGCGGGATCGAGGCCGAAGCCGCGCTGCTCGGACAGCCGATCACCATGTCGCTACCGGAGGTCGTCGGCGTCCGTCTCGAGGGCGAACTGCCGGAGGGCGCGACCGCGACGGACCTCGTCCTCCACATCACCGAACGGCTGCGCGAGGTCGGCGTCGTCGACAAGTTCGTCGAGTTCTTCGGCCCCGGCGTCTCCCAGCTATCGGTCGCGGACCGGGCGACCATCTCGAACATGGCCCCCGAACAGGGGTCGACGATCAGCATGTTCCCCGTCGACGAGAAGACCCTCGAGTATCTCGAGTTGACGGGGCGGGACCCCGACCACGTCGACCTCGTCCGCGAGTACCTCGAGGCCCAGGGCCTGTTCGGGGAGCAGGAACCCGAATACACGGAGGTCGTCGAGTTCGACCTCGGCGACGTCGAACCCAGCCTCGCGGGCCACAAGAAGCCCCACTCGCGCATTCCGATGGGCGACTTGGACGAGCACTTCCCGAGCCTGCTCGAGGAGCAGGGCGTGATCGGTTCCGGCGGCGAACCCGCTGTCGGCGACGGCGGCGGGGCCACGGTCGACTCGAGCGACGCCGGCCCCGGTCTCGGGCTCGACGAGAAAGTCGCCGTCGAACTCGAGGACGGTCGGGAGGTCGAAATCGGTCACGGCGACGTCCTCGTGAGCGCGATCACGTCCTGTACCAATACGTCGAACCCGTCGGTGATGCTCGCGGCTGGACTCCTCGCGAAAAACGCCGTCGAGGCCGGCCTCGAGGTGCCCGAGTACGTCAAGACCTCGCTCGCGCCGGGCAGCCGGGTCGTCACGGAGTACCTGAAGGAGGCTGACCTGCTGCCCTACCTCGAGGAACTCGGCTACCACGTCGTCGGCTACGGCTGTACGACCTGTATCGGCAACTCCGGGCCGCTGCCGGACCCGATCGAGGCGGCCATCGACGACCACGACCTCTGGACGACCAGCGTCCTTTCGGGCAATCGCAACTTCGAGGCCCGTATCCACCCCAAGATCGCTGCCAACTACCTCGCGAGCCCCCCGCTGGTCGTCGCCTACGGGCTCGCCGGCCGGATGGACGTCGACCTCGAGGAGGAGCCGATCGGCACGAACGCCGAGGGCGAAGACGTGTACCTCGAGGACGTCTGGCCCGACGCCGAGGAGATCCACGAGGCGATCCACGGGAGCGTTTCGCCCGACCTGTTCGAGGAGAAGTACTCGCAGGTCTACGAGGGCGACGAGCGCTGGGAGGCGCTGGACGCGCCGACGGGCGACGTCTACGAGTGGGACGACGAGTCGACGTACATCCGCGAGCCGCCGTTCTTCCAGGAGTTCCCGCTCGAGAAACCCGGCGTCGATAACGTCGAGGACGCGCGCTGTCTGCTGACGCTCGGCGATACGGTGACGACCGACCACATCAGCCCCGCCGGCCAGTTCGGCGAGGACCTGCCCGCGGGCCAGTGGCTGAAAGAGCGCGGCGTCTCCCCCCACGAGTTCAACACCTACGGCTCGCGTCGCGGGAACCACGAGGTCATGATGCGCGGAACCTTCGCCAACGTCCGGATCGAGAACGAGATGCTCGACGGGAAGGAGGGCGGCTACACCGTCCACCACCCCACCGGCGAGGACACCACGGTCTTCGAGGCCAGCGAACGCTACCGCGAGGAGGGGACTCCGCTGGTCGTCACCGCCGGCGACGAGTTCGGTACCGGCTCGAGCCGCGACTGGGCCGCGAAAGGGACGGACCTGCTCGGAATCCGCGCGACCATCGCGAAGAGCTACGAACGGATCTACCGGGACAACCTCATCGGTATGGGCGTCCTCCCGCTGCAGTTCGAGGACGGCGACGGCTGGGCAGAACTCGGCCTCGACGGAAGCGAGTACTTCACCATCGAAGGACTCGAGGACGGCCTCGAGCCGAATCAGGAACTCGAGGTGACGGCCGAATCCGAGGACGGCGATGTCACCGAGTTCACGGTCACGGCGCAGGTCGACACGCCGGCAGCGGTCGAGTACGTTGAACACGGCGGCGTGCTTCACATGGTGCTCCGTGAGTTGCTGCAGGAGGAACTGAACTGA
- a CDS encoding small multi-drug export protein: MSLTPLLVDVGSSLEEATGLVRYLLVFVFAAIPVIEILVVVPIAIGLGLDPVVTGVVAFAGNVLSVYALIVFYRRVAAWLRRRRGDRSEPSDRYARARRLWDRYGLPGLAVGGPVLAGVHVAALVALLSGSRSRLVAAWMTAGIFAWTIVLVAVSVYGFSVLGLA, encoded by the coding sequence ATGTCACTCACCCCGCTACTCGTCGACGTCGGTTCGAGCCTCGAGGAGGCGACCGGCCTCGTCCGGTACCTGCTGGTGTTCGTCTTCGCCGCGATCCCGGTGATCGAGATCCTCGTCGTCGTCCCCATCGCGATCGGACTGGGGCTGGACCCCGTCGTCACGGGTGTCGTCGCGTTCGCCGGCAACGTGCTCTCGGTGTACGCACTCATCGTGTTCTACCGGCGGGTCGCAGCCTGGCTACGGCGTCGCCGCGGCGACCGATCGGAGCCGAGCGACCGGTACGCGCGAGCACGGCGGCTCTGGGACCGGTACGGCCTGCCGGGGCTGGCGGTCGGCGGGCCGGTGCTGGCCGGCGTCCACGTTGCGGCCCTGGTCGCGCTGCTTTCGGGTAGCCGGAGCCGGCTGGTTGCGGCCTGGATGACGGCCGGCATCTTCGCGTGGACGATCGTGCTGGTCGCGGTCTCGGTGTACGGATTCTCGGTACTGGGGCTCGCGTAG
- a CDS encoding thioredoxin domain-containing protein, which translates to MSEPSASPTDRNRLDEEESPYLRQHADNPVNWQPWDEQALETAREHDVPIFLSIGYSACHWCHVMEEESFADEDVADLLNDHFVPIKVDREERPDVDSIYMTVCQLVSGRGGWPLSAWLTPEGKPFYVGTYFPKESKRGQPGFVDILENVIDSWETDREEIENRAQKWTDAARDELEETPGTGGPGDAAVAESTEPTPPSSDLLETTADAAVRSADRGYGGFGSDGPKFPQPSRLRVLARASDRTGGETYREVLEETLDAMAAGGLYDHVGGGFHRYCVDRDWTVPHFEKMLYDNAEIPRAFLTGYRLTGDDRYAEVVEETLAFVDRELTHDEGGFFATLDAQSEDPETGEREEGAFYVWTPDEVRDVLEDETDAELFCERYDITASGNFEGENQPNRVRSVADLAESFDLEESEVRERLADARERLFAAREERPRPNRDEKVLAGWNGLMIATCAEAAMTLGEDEYATMAVDALEFVRERLWDADERRLSRRYKDDDVAIDGYLEDYAFLARGALACYQATGDVDHLAFALDLAREIEGEFWDEEAGTLYFTPESGEDLVTRPQELGDQSTPSAAGVAVETLLALESFVPDADYAELAETVLGTHVDRLEGSPLQHATLCLGADRLESGALEVTVAAEEVPDEWREAFATGHYPDRLIARRPPTEDGLEAWLDRLGLEDAPPIWAGREARDDEPTLYVCRGRTCSPPTHDVDDALEWLAGNAAVAVETGGSDDENRKDDDLESPF; encoded by the coding sequence ATGAGCGAACCGAGCGCGTCCCCGACCGACCGAAACCGCCTCGACGAGGAGGAGAGCCCGTACCTGCGCCAGCACGCGGACAACCCCGTCAACTGGCAGCCCTGGGACGAACAGGCCCTCGAGACGGCCCGCGAACACGACGTCCCCATCTTCCTCTCGATCGGCTACTCGGCGTGTCACTGGTGTCACGTCATGGAGGAGGAGAGCTTCGCCGACGAGGACGTCGCCGACCTGCTGAACGACCACTTCGTCCCGATCAAGGTCGACCGCGAGGAGCGGCCCGACGTCGACTCGATCTACATGACGGTCTGCCAGCTCGTCAGCGGGCGGGGCGGCTGGCCGCTCTCGGCGTGGCTCACGCCCGAGGGGAAGCCGTTCTACGTCGGGACCTACTTCCCGAAGGAGTCGAAACGCGGCCAGCCCGGGTTCGTCGACATCCTCGAGAACGTGATCGACTCCTGGGAGACGGACCGAGAGGAGATCGAGAACCGGGCCCAAAAGTGGACCGACGCGGCGCGGGACGAACTCGAGGAGACGCCGGGGACGGGCGGACCCGGGGACGCGGCCGTCGCCGAATCGACCGAGCCCACGCCGCCCTCGAGCGACCTGCTCGAGACGACCGCCGACGCGGCGGTCCGGAGCGCGGATCGGGGGTACGGCGGCTTCGGCTCCGACGGGCCGAAGTTCCCCCAGCCCTCGCGGCTCCGGGTGCTGGCCCGCGCGTCCGACCGCACGGGCGGGGAGACGTACCGCGAGGTGCTCGAGGAGACGCTGGACGCGATGGCCGCGGGCGGGCTCTACGACCACGTCGGCGGCGGCTTCCACCGGTACTGCGTCGACCGCGACTGGACCGTTCCGCACTTCGAGAAGATGCTGTACGACAACGCGGAGATCCCGCGGGCGTTCCTGACGGGGTATCGACTGACGGGTGACGACCGGTACGCCGAGGTCGTCGAGGAGACCCTCGCGTTCGTCGACCGCGAACTCACCCACGACGAGGGCGGGTTCTTCGCCACGCTGGACGCCCAGAGCGAGGACCCCGAGACCGGCGAACGCGAGGAGGGGGCGTTCTACGTCTGGACCCCCGACGAGGTCCGCGACGTGCTCGAGGACGAGACCGACGCCGAACTGTTCTGCGAGCGGTACGATATCACGGCGTCGGGCAACTTCGAGGGCGAGAACCAGCCCAACCGCGTACGGTCCGTCGCCGACCTCGCCGAGTCGTTCGACCTCGAGGAGAGCGAGGTGCGAGAGCGACTCGCGGACGCCCGCGAACGGCTGTTCGCGGCCCGCGAGGAACGGCCCCGCCCGAACCGCGACGAGAAGGTGCTGGCGGGCTGGAACGGCCTCATGATCGCGACCTGTGCCGAGGCCGCGATGACCCTCGGCGAGGACGAGTACGCGACGATGGCCGTCGACGCGCTCGAGTTCGTTCGCGAACGACTCTGGGACGCCGACGAACGGCGCCTCTCGCGGCGGTACAAGGACGATGACGTCGCCATCGACGGCTACCTCGAGGACTACGCCTTCCTCGCCCGCGGCGCGCTCGCCTGCTACCAGGCGACCGGCGACGTCGACCACCTCGCCTTCGCGCTCGACCTCGCCCGCGAGATCGAAGGCGAGTTCTGGGACGAGGAAGCCGGGACGCTGTATTTCACCCCCGAGAGCGGCGAAGACCTCGTCACGCGGCCCCAGGAGCTGGGCGACCAGTCGACGCCCTCGGCGGCCGGCGTCGCCGTCGAGACGCTGCTCGCGCTCGAGAGCTTCGTCCCCGACGCCGACTACGCGGAACTCGCCGAGACGGTCCTCGGGACCCACGTGGACCGACTCGAGGGGAGTCCGCTCCAGCACGCGACGCTGTGTCTCGGCGCCGACCGACTCGAGTCGGGCGCACTCGAGGTGACGGTCGCGGCCGAGGAGGTGCCCGACGAGTGGCGCGAGGCGTTCGCGACGGGCCATTACCCCGACCGCTTGATCGCGCGACGGCCGCCGACCGAAGACGGACTCGAGGCGTGGCTCGACCGACTCGGACTCGAGGACGCGCCGCCGATCTGGGCCGGTCGCGAAGCACGGGACGACGAGCCGACGCTGTACGTCTGCCGCGGCCGGACGTGTTCGCCGCCGACCCACGACGTTGACGACGCGCTCGAGTGGCTTGCCGGGAACGCGGCGGTCGCCGTCGAGACCGGCGGCAGTGACGACGAGAACCGGAAGGACGACGACCTCGAGAGCCCGTTCTGA
- a CDS encoding TlpA family protein disulfide reductase translates to MSLETLTPNPTWDAASYEDAVDTLAAHNDDLVYKVWGGDWCKDCRKLLPDLGAALEAAAVPDDRIEEYAVDQDKQGPGVDEYGVEYIPTVVVETDDGEEVTRFVEEEDLPPALWLAERIDEEL, encoded by the coding sequence ATGAGTCTCGAGACGCTTACCCCCAACCCGACGTGGGACGCCGCCTCCTACGAGGACGCGGTCGATACGCTTGCAGCGCACAACGACGACCTCGTCTACAAGGTCTGGGGCGGCGACTGGTGCAAGGACTGCCGAAAGCTACTGCCCGACCTCGGCGCGGCCCTCGAGGCGGCGGCGGTCCCCGACGACCGGATCGAGGAGTACGCCGTCGACCAGGACAAACAGGGCCCCGGCGTCGACGAGTACGGGGTCGAGTACATCCCGACGGTCGTCGTGGAGACGGACGACGGCGAGGAGGTAACGCGGTTCGTCGAGGAGGAGGACCTGCCGCCAGCGCTCTGGCTGGCCGAGCGGATCGACGAGGAACTGTAG